In Bradyrhizobium sp. 1(2017), one DNA window encodes the following:
- a CDS encoding HdeD family acid-resistance protein has translation MTIYDHSAPMGATGLPQPPRWVCVLLGLFMAFAGLMVLGDIAFFTVISALFIGWMAIATGAFEIFHAFWTKGWGGLVWQVILGILYIAFGIVLISQPLTGALLLTYVLGIALLISGVVRMLIGIGRWQQGGGIMVASGLFGVLAGLVILTGFPMTGLWVLGLLLGIDLLSHGIGWLTFAWLPVAKTA, from the coding sequence ATGACGATCTATGATCATAGCGCGCCGATGGGCGCGACCGGCCTTCCGCAGCCGCCCCGCTGGGTCTGTGTGCTGCTCGGTCTCTTCATGGCGTTCGCGGGGCTGATGGTGCTGGGCGACATCGCATTCTTCACCGTGATCAGTGCGCTGTTCATCGGCTGGATGGCCATCGCCACCGGCGCCTTCGAGATATTCCATGCGTTCTGGACCAAGGGCTGGGGCGGCCTCGTCTGGCAGGTCATCCTCGGCATCCTCTACATTGCCTTCGGCATCGTGCTGATCAGCCAGCCTCTGACCGGCGCGCTCCTTCTCACCTATGTCCTCGGCATCGCGCTGCTGATCTCCGGCGTCGTGCGCATGCTGATCGGCATCGGCCGGTGGCAGCAGGGCGGCGGGATCATGGTCGCGTCCGGTCTGTTTGGCGTGCTGGCGGGGCTCGTCATCCTCACGGGCTTCCCGATGACGGGTCTCTGGGTGCTGGGCCTGCTGCTCGGAATCGACCTTCTGTCCCACGGCATCGGGTGGCTGACTTTTGCGTGGCTTCCCGTGGCAAAGACCGCATAG
- a CDS encoding metal-dependent hydrolase family protein — MLVAFVRTATALWFAGSVLGLSSSASAQDSTVLFRNVRIFDGKTASLSAPSSVLVRNKTIEKISTGDIAATSQVIDAGGRVLMPGLIDAHWHAMLVRPTPMAAMAGDVGYNNLLAAAEATATLMRGFTTVRDMGGPTFGLKQAIDENLVAGPRIYPSGAIITITGGHGDFRQLSDLPRTIGGMLSRMERIGGSMVADSPDEVRVRAREQLMQGASQVKLTAGGGVASPFSPLDVSTFTEPELRAAVEAADNWGTYVATHAYTPVAIQRSVAAGVRCIEHGHLMDEASARLIAEKGIWLSTQPFLDLAGAAALGPAEQDKMRQVVTGTDRVYTLAKKYKIKTAFGTDVLFSKALADRQGAMLAALTRWYTPAEALTMATSTNAELLSLSGPRNPYPGRLGVVEEGALADLLLIDGNPLDNIRLVEDPAKNLVVIMKDGRIYKNTLAH; from the coding sequence ATGCTGGTGGCGTTCGTGCGAACCGCCACCGCGCTCTGGTTTGCCGGAAGCGTCCTCGGTCTCTCGTCGTCGGCATCGGCGCAGGACTCCACGGTCCTGTTCCGCAACGTCAGGATATTCGATGGCAAGACCGCGTCGCTCTCCGCGCCATCCAGCGTCCTCGTCCGGAACAAGACGATCGAGAAAATCTCGACCGGCGACATCGCCGCCACCTCGCAAGTGATCGACGCAGGCGGCCGCGTGCTGATGCCGGGGCTGATCGACGCGCATTGGCATGCGATGCTGGTGCGCCCGACACCGATGGCCGCAATGGCGGGGGACGTCGGTTACAACAATCTGCTCGCTGCGGCCGAGGCGACCGCGACGCTGATGCGCGGCTTCACCACCGTGCGCGACATGGGCGGCCCCACCTTCGGGTTGAAGCAGGCCATCGACGAGAATCTCGTCGCGGGACCTCGCATCTATCCATCCGGCGCGATCATCACGATCACGGGCGGCCATGGCGACTTCCGGCAGCTCTCCGATCTGCCGCGCACGATCGGCGGCATGCTGAGCCGCATGGAGCGGATCGGCGGTAGCATGGTCGCCGACAGTCCGGACGAGGTCCGCGTGCGCGCGCGCGAGCAACTGATGCAGGGCGCCTCGCAGGTCAAGCTCACGGCCGGCGGCGGTGTCGCATCGCCGTTCAGTCCGCTCGACGTCTCCACCTTCACCGAGCCCGAGTTGCGCGCGGCGGTCGAAGCGGCCGACAATTGGGGCACCTATGTCGCGACCCACGCCTATACGCCGGTTGCGATCCAGCGCTCGGTCGCAGCCGGCGTGAGATGCATCGAGCACGGCCATCTCATGGACGAGGCGAGTGCGCGACTGATCGCGGAGAAAGGGATTTGGCTGAGCACGCAGCCGTTCCTGGATCTCGCCGGCGCCGCCGCGCTCGGGCCTGCTGAGCAGGACAAGATGCGGCAGGTGGTGACGGGCACCGACCGCGTCTATACGCTGGCGAAGAAGTACAAGATCAAGACCGCCTTCGGCACCGACGTCCTGTTCTCGAAGGCGCTGGCGGACCGGCAGGGCGCGATGCTGGCCGCACTGACGCGCTGGTACACGCCGGCCGAAGCGCTCACGATGGCAACATCGACCAATGCGGAATTGCTGAGCCTTTCCGGTCCGCGAAATCCTTACCCGGGCCGGCTCGGCGTGGTGGAGGAAGGCGCGCTCGCCGATCTCCTGCTGATCGACGGCAATCCGCTCGACAACATCAGGCTCGTCGAGGATCCGGCGAAGAATCTGGTGGTGATCATGAAGGACGGCAGGATTTACAAGAACACACTCGCACACTGA
- a CDS encoding ABC transporter permease, whose amino-acid sequence MSEEVLQQASPGLIPGSGTARAAKATRLSPSFISWLQAGPMMLVFLAFFLIPLVFVVIVSFWDYNEYQLLPHFSGRGYTDTFEGCLAQLPDLCTIGKTYLKTLKLCFMVWAITLFIGFWVAYFLAFHVRSKTWQMGLSLLCTIPFWTSNVIRMIAWIPLLGRNGLVNSGLVKTGLINHPVEWLLFSEFSVVLALVHLFTFFMVVPIFNSMVRIDKSLIEAAYDAGATGFQTLVNVIIPLAKPGIVIGSIFVITIVMGDFITIGVMGGQQIAAAGKIIETRVNALQFPAAAANAVILLAITFLIITMMSRIVDIKKEL is encoded by the coding sequence ATGTCGGAAGAAGTCCTGCAACAGGCATCCCCGGGCTTGATCCCGGGGTCGGGCACTGCGCGCGCTGCGAAAGCGACGCGCCTGTCGCCGTCCTTCATCTCCTGGCTCCAGGCCGGGCCGATGATGCTGGTGTTTCTCGCCTTCTTCCTCATTCCGCTGGTGTTCGTCGTCATCGTCTCGTTCTGGGATTACAACGAATACCAATTGCTGCCGCACTTCTCCGGCCGCGGCTACACCGACACGTTCGAGGGCTGCCTTGCGCAGCTCCCCGATCTCTGCACGATCGGCAAGACCTATCTGAAGACGCTGAAGCTCTGCTTCATGGTCTGGGCGATCACGCTCTTCATCGGCTTCTGGGTCGCCTATTTCCTCGCCTTCCACGTCAGGTCAAAGACCTGGCAGATGGGATTGTCGCTGCTGTGCACGATCCCGTTCTGGACCTCCAACGTCATCCGCATGATCGCCTGGATTCCGCTGCTGGGCCGCAACGGCCTCGTCAATTCCGGCCTCGTCAAAACGGGCCTGATCAACCATCCCGTGGAATGGCTGCTGTTCTCCGAATTCTCCGTGGTGCTGGCGCTGGTGCATCTCTTCACCTTCTTCATGGTGGTGCCGATCTTCAACTCGATGGTGCGCATCGACAAATCGCTGATCGAGGCCGCCTATGACGCCGGCGCCACCGGCTTCCAGACGCTGGTCAACGTCATCATTCCGCTGGCCAAGCCCGGCATCGTGATCGGCTCGATCTTCGTCATCACCATCGTGATGGGCGACTTCATCACCATCGGCGTGATGGGCGGCCAGCAGATCGCCGCCGCCGGCAAGATCATCGAGACGCGGGTGAACGCGCTGCAGTTCCCGGCCGCCGCGGCCAACGCCGTCATCCTGCTCGCCATCACCTTCCTGATCATCACCATGATGTCGCGCATCGTCGACATCAAGAAGGAGCTCTAG
- a CDS encoding ABC transporter ATP-binding protein, with protein sequence MATPAALELVAVTKRYDTTLAVDNVNLKIPAGTYCCLLGPSGCGKTSTLRMIAGHEAVSAGDIILGAQNVTDLPPAERGTAMMFQSYALFPHLSVIDNVAFALKMRGIDKPTRHKRAGELLGLVAMSQYAGRLPAQLSGGQQQRVALARALITEPQILLLDEPLSALDPFLRVKMRGELKRLQRELGISFIQVTHGQEEAMALADHIVVMNHGRIEQQGTAREIFHHPRTEFVARFIGGHNVLSDAGKLIAVRADQLGIVPFADGAFGAPALLTQTEYQGSYIAVSLTLDDGTALFSHVPESTFDVHPFRPGDRVLATWDPAKAQRLQ encoded by the coding sequence ATGGCCACTCCCGCCGCTCTCGAACTGGTCGCCGTCACCAAGCGCTACGACACCACGCTGGCGGTCGATAACGTCAACCTGAAGATCCCCGCCGGCACCTATTGCTGCCTGCTCGGCCCCTCCGGCTGCGGCAAGACCTCGACCCTGCGCATGATCGCGGGGCACGAGGCGGTCAGCGCGGGCGACATCATCCTCGGCGCGCAGAACGTCACCGATCTGCCGCCGGCCGAGCGCGGCACCGCGATGATGTTCCAGTCCTACGCGCTGTTTCCGCATCTCAGCGTGATCGACAACGTCGCCTTCGCCTTGAAGATGCGCGGCATCGACAAGCCGACGCGACACAAGCGCGCCGGCGAACTGCTCGGGCTGGTCGCGATGAGCCAATATGCGGGCCGTCTCCCGGCGCAGCTCTCCGGCGGGCAACAGCAGCGCGTCGCGCTGGCCCGCGCGCTGATCACCGAGCCTCAGATCTTGCTGCTCGACGAGCCGCTCTCCGCGCTCGATCCGTTCCTGCGGGTGAAGATGCGTGGCGAGCTGAAGCGGCTCCAGCGTGAGCTCGGCATCAGCTTCATCCAGGTCACCCATGGCCAGGAAGAGGCGATGGCGCTTGCCGACCACATCGTGGTGATGAACCACGGCCGGATCGAGCAGCAGGGCACGGCGCGCGAGATCTTCCACCATCCCCGCACCGAATTCGTGGCGCGCTTCATCGGCGGCCACAACGTGCTCAGCGACGCCGGCAAGCTCATCGCCGTGCGCGCCGATCAGCTCGGCATCGTGCCATTTGCTGACGGCGCCTTCGGCGCGCCGGCGCTGCTGACCCAGACCGAGTACCAGGGCTCCTACATCGCCGTCTCGCTCACGCTCGACGACGGCACCGCCCTGTTCTCCCACGTTCCCGAGTCCACCTTCGACGTCCACCCATTCCGTCCGGGCGATCGCGTGCTGGCCACCTGGGATCCCGCCAAGGCGCAGCGCCTGCAATAG
- a CDS encoding MFS transporter: protein MATQTMSIGAVHGEERASWVPMIAIALGQMIMSFNVASLPVAMGGMVTSFGVAPTTVATGIVAYSMLVAGFVMLGAKLAQRFGALQVFRGAVVLFFVSQVMMTFSPSAAVMISAQALCGVSGSVIVPSLVALIAENYAGRQQATALGALGSARAAAGVLAFIIGGVFGTYIGWRPAFGILIAASAIVFLMSFRLKPDRGRPDVQIDLVGVALAASAIILISFGFNNLNGWGLAVATANAPFDLFGLSPAPVMIVLGIVLGQSFLLWTHRRQAAGKTPLLALEVIDSPQERCAVFALFAVVALEAALNFTVPLYIQIVQGRSPLATAIAMMPFNLTVFFSAMLIVNVYERLTPRQIGRYGFACCTIALVWLAFVVRNDWSEIPVLFGLVLFGIGQGSLVTLLFNVLVTASPKALAGDVGSLRGTTQNLAAAVGTAVAGALLVGLLSTIALGKITASPLLTTELQAQVDLDNITFVSNDRLRSVLEGTRGSPQQIAEAVQVNTEARLRALKIGLLIMAGLALIAIIPAGRLPNYLPGEIPSDEAAAKNPS from the coding sequence ATGGCCACGCAGACGATGTCGATCGGTGCGGTTCATGGGGAAGAGCGCGCATCCTGGGTTCCCATGATCGCGATCGCGCTCGGCCAGATGATCATGTCGTTCAACGTGGCTTCGCTGCCGGTGGCGATGGGCGGCATGGTCACGAGCTTCGGTGTGGCGCCGACGACAGTCGCAACGGGTATCGTCGCGTATTCGATGCTGGTTGCCGGCTTCGTCATGCTCGGCGCCAAGCTCGCCCAGCGCTTTGGCGCGCTGCAGGTGTTCCGCGGCGCCGTCGTGCTGTTTTTCGTCTCACAGGTGATGATGACATTCAGTCCGTCGGCCGCTGTCATGATTTCGGCGCAGGCGCTGTGCGGCGTCTCGGGCTCGGTGATCGTGCCCTCGCTGGTCGCCCTGATCGCCGAGAATTATGCCGGCCGCCAGCAGGCGACAGCACTGGGCGCGCTCGGCTCGGCGCGTGCGGCCGCGGGCGTCCTGGCCTTCATCATCGGCGGCGTGTTCGGGACCTATATCGGCTGGCGGCCGGCCTTCGGCATCCTGATTGCGGCATCCGCCATCGTCTTCCTGATGAGCTTCCGCCTCAAGCCCGACCGCGGCCGGCCCGACGTGCAGATCGATCTCGTCGGCGTGGCGCTCGCCGCGAGCGCGATCATCCTGATCAGCTTCGGCTTCAACAATCTGAACGGCTGGGGCCTTGCGGTTGCGACAGCGAATGCGCCGTTCGATCTGTTTGGCCTGTCGCCCGCGCCGGTCATGATCGTACTCGGCATCGTGCTGGGGCAGTCGTTCCTGCTCTGGACGCACCGGCGGCAGGCCGCGGGGAAGACGCCGCTGCTGGCGCTGGAGGTGATCGATTCGCCGCAGGAGCGTTGCGCGGTCTTCGCGCTGTTTGCGGTGGTCGCGCTCGAGGCCGCGCTCAATTTCACCGTGCCGCTCTACATTCAGATCGTGCAGGGGCGTTCGCCGCTGGCAACCGCAATTGCAATGATGCCGTTCAATCTCACGGTCTTCTTTTCCGCGATGCTGATCGTCAATGTCTACGAGCGGCTGACGCCCCGCCAGATCGGCCGCTACGGCTTTGCCTGCTGCACCATCGCGCTGGTCTGGCTCGCCTTCGTCGTGCGCAACGACTGGAGCGAGATTCCGGTGCTGTTCGGGCTCGTCCTGTTCGGCATCGGCCAGGGCTCGCTGGTGACGCTGCTGTTCAACGTGCTGGTCACGGCGTCGCCGAAGGCACTCGCCGGAGATGTCGGCTCGCTGCGCGGTACGACGCAAAATCTCGCCGCCGCGGTCGGAACCGCAGTGGCCGGCGCGCTTCTCGTCGGTCTGCTCAGCACCATCGCGCTCGGCAAGATCACTGCCAGTCCCCTGCTGACAACGGAGCTTCAGGCGCAGGTCGATCTCGACAACATCACCTTCGTCAGCAACGACCGCCTGCGCAGCGTGCTCGAAGGCACGCGCGGATCGCCGCAACAGATTGCGGAAGCCGTGCAGGTCAACACCGAGGCGCGGCTGCGTGCGCTCAAGATAGGGCTTCTCATTATGGCCGGCCTCGCGCTGATCGCGATCATCCCGGCGGGGCGGCTCCCAAACTATCTGCCGGGCGAAATTCCTAGCGATGAGGCCGCGGCGAAAAATCCGAGTTGA
- the glsA gene encoding glutaminase A: MARPLADEGETAYVSTGHLPGAETVQTLVTEARRRFQSNRDGTNSQVYPALARVPSELFGVCVVGTGGQVYGAGEVDYEFSIMSVSKPFLFALVCETIGPEEARARLGANATGLPFNSLAAIEQGSGRTNPMVNAGAIATTSLAPGANAAARWAFIHDGLSRFAGRRLPLNEEVYASASETNFRNRSIARLLESYDRIYCDAKEATDLYTRQCSLNVSARDLAVMGATLADGGVNPVTKQRVVDASVCHYALAVMITAGLYETSGDWLYDIGLPGKSGIGGGIVAVSPGKGGFGTFAPPLDAAGNSVRGQLAAKFLSQRLGMDLFVSKPEE, translated from the coding sequence ATGGCGCGTCCTCTGGCTGACGAAGGAGAGACGGCTTACGTCTCGACCGGCCATCTGCCCGGTGCAGAGACCGTGCAGACGCTCGTGACCGAGGCGCGGCGACGCTTTCAGTCAAACCGTGACGGAACCAACTCGCAGGTCTATCCCGCGCTTGCACGTGTCCCGAGCGAGCTGTTCGGCGTCTGTGTCGTCGGAACCGGCGGGCAGGTCTACGGCGCCGGCGAGGTCGACTACGAATTCTCGATCATGAGCGTGTCAAAACCGTTCTTGTTCGCGCTGGTCTGCGAGACCATCGGGCCTGAGGAGGCCCGCGCCAGGCTCGGCGCCAATGCGACCGGCCTCCCGTTCAACTCGCTCGCCGCCATCGAGCAGGGCAGCGGGCGCACCAACCCGATGGTGAATGCCGGCGCGATTGCCACGACGAGCCTCGCGCCCGGCGCAAATGCCGCAGCGCGGTGGGCCTTCATCCATGACGGGTTGTCGCGCTTTGCCGGTCGCAGGCTGCCGCTCAACGAAGAGGTCTACGCGTCGGCATCGGAGACGAACTTCCGCAACCGCAGCATTGCACGGCTGCTGGAGAGCTATGATCGCATCTATTGCGACGCAAAGGAAGCGACCGACCTCTACACACGGCAGTGCTCCCTCAACGTGAGTGCCCGTGACCTCGCCGTGATGGGGGCCACGCTGGCCGACGGCGGCGTCAACCCTGTCACCAAGCAGCGCGTGGTCGATGCTTCGGTCTGCCACTATGCGCTCGCCGTCATGATCACAGCCGGGCTCTACGAGACCTCGGGTGACTGGCTCTACGACATTGGACTGCCCGGCAAGAGCGGGATCGGCGGCGGCATCGTCGCGGTGTCCCCGGGCAAGGGCGGCTTTGGCACCTTCGCGCCGCCGCTCGATGCCGCCGGCAACAGCGTGCGGGGGCAGCTCGCGGCAAAGTTTCTGTCGCAGCGGCTGGGAATGGATCTGTTCGTGTCGAAACCAGAAGAGTGA
- a CDS encoding GntR family transcriptional regulator produces MAAKSRPKSDAPDASDRVSRIREGVTAAILEHRLLPGTKLGEDEIGDIYGASRTLVRTALQQLAHEGIVNIEKNRGAFVARPTPTDAREVFEARRLIEPTIVDHACDAVSPAWLDRLQAHLAEEREAELRGDARASVRLSGEFHKLVAEMSGHSIYLGFLKELIARSSLIILLYRRHDTPACGTDHHAGIVAAIRKRDKQTARGQMLSHLTEIEAELFLKDPAADELRLADVLDA; encoded by the coding sequence ATGGCTGCCAAGTCCCGCCCGAAGTCCGACGCGCCTGACGCCAGCGATCGCGTCAGCCGTATCAGGGAGGGTGTGACCGCGGCGATCCTCGAGCACCGCCTCTTGCCCGGCACGAAGCTCGGCGAGGACGAGATCGGCGACATCTACGGCGCGAGCCGCACGCTGGTCCGCACGGCGCTTCAGCAGCTCGCGCATGAAGGCATCGTCAACATCGAGAAGAACCGCGGCGCCTTCGTCGCGAGGCCGACGCCCACCGACGCCCGCGAGGTGTTCGAGGCGCGCCGCCTGATCGAGCCCACGATCGTCGACCATGCCTGTGATGCGGTTTCACCAGCCTGGCTCGATCGCCTTCAGGCGCATCTTGCCGAAGAGCGTGAGGCGGAGTTGCGTGGCGATGCGCGCGCCTCGGTTCGCCTCTCCGGCGAGTTTCACAAGCTCGTCGCCGAGATGAGCGGCCACAGCATCTATCTCGGCTTCCTGAAAGAGCTGATCGCGCGCTCCTCGCTGATCATTCTGCTCTACCGCCGCCACGATACGCCGGCCTGCGGCACCGATCACCATGCCGGCATCGTCGCCGCGATCCGCAAACGCGACAAACAGACTGCGCGCGGGCAGATGCTGTCGCATCTGACCGAGATCGAGGCCGAACTGTTCCTGAAGGATCCCGCCGCCGACGAACTGCGGCTCGCCGACGTGCTCGACGCCTAA
- a CDS encoding CYTH and CHAD domain-containing protein, with protein MLKSDPVPARKTPSAPDQRPAPKDNKRTQVAAGFQQIEDGAEPAKVEGAVIDQALSQDATPAQSTAAARPDGEIELKLGVDADRMAHFNAAPVIAAHARNKGSRKHLKSVYYDTPKRTLRRNGLSLRVRQSGARFVQTVKTDAADDPLRRGEWEASVPSLAPDLALAMPFIPEELRGDLEAQPLEAVFTADIHRHARIVDLPSGTVEVAFDHGELTAGDRSLPVSEIELELKGGSASTIYEIALRLAEHGAVRPTIRTKSARGFDLVAGVPPSARRPRKLRLDPSVALDDAFATILRSCFLHLLQSLPAAEDGRNPEGVHQLRVALRRLRSALDLMGSVGSLSNLDALRSEAKWLAQDLSAARDWDVFQLDTLPTIAQACPSVAGFDALGRAAARRKSEAYGKAHHALADRRCALFLIGLGNWIETRGWRSDVAAEDLGRLAEPAVNFAQRILSAQHAKVLKRGRRFKSRAAEELHRLRLATKRLRYLSEFLLPLYEDRKSTRRFARRLAALQEELGAFNDMAVTASLLEGLNAEPDSAVAAAAIAGWQARASIGVQPSLHSTWRDFTAARLPWAAA; from the coding sequence ATGCTAAAGTCAGACCCAGTGCCGGCTCGCAAGACCCCGAGCGCGCCGGACCAGAGGCCTGCGCCAAAGGACAACAAGAGAACGCAAGTCGCCGCAGGCTTCCAGCAGATTGAGGACGGCGCGGAACCCGCGAAGGTCGAGGGCGCTGTGATCGATCAGGCGCTATCGCAAGACGCGACGCCCGCTCAGTCGACCGCCGCCGCACGGCCCGACGGCGAAATCGAGCTCAAGCTCGGCGTCGATGCCGATCGCATGGCGCATTTCAACGCCGCGCCTGTCATCGCGGCGCACGCGCGCAACAAGGGTTCGCGCAAACATCTCAAATCGGTCTACTACGACACGCCCAAACGGACGCTTCGACGCAACGGCCTCAGCCTGCGCGTGCGCCAGAGCGGCGCGCGCTTTGTGCAGACTGTGAAGACCGATGCTGCGGATGATCCGCTGCGCCGCGGCGAGTGGGAGGCGAGCGTCCCCTCGCTCGCGCCCGATCTTGCCTTGGCGATGCCGTTCATTCCGGAGGAGCTTCGCGGCGATCTCGAAGCGCAGCCGCTCGAAGCGGTCTTCACCGCCGACATCCATCGCCACGCGCGGATCGTCGATCTGCCGTCGGGAACGGTGGAGGTCGCCTTCGACCACGGCGAGCTGACGGCAGGCGATCGGTCGCTGCCGGTGAGCGAGATCGAGCTCGAACTCAAGGGCGGCAGCGCGAGCACGATCTACGAGATCGCGTTGCGGCTGGCGGAGCACGGGGCGGTGAGGCCGACGATCCGCACCAAGTCGGCGCGCGGCTTCGACCTTGTCGCTGGCGTGCCGCCCTCGGCGCGCCGTCCGCGAAAACTTCGCCTCGATCCTTCGGTCGCGCTGGATGACGCCTTCGCGACGATCCTGCGCTCCTGTTTTCTCCATCTGCTGCAGTCGCTTCCGGCGGCCGAGGACGGCCGCAACCCGGAAGGCGTGCATCAGCTTCGCGTGGCGCTGCGCCGCCTGCGGTCGGCGCTCGACCTGATGGGATCGGTCGGATCGCTCAGCAATCTCGACGCGCTGCGCTCGGAAGCAAAATGGCTGGCACAGGATCTTTCCGCGGCGCGCGACTGGGACGTGTTCCAGCTCGACACCCTGCCGACGATCGCGCAGGCCTGTCCTTCCGTCGCGGGCTTCGATGCGCTTGGCCGGGCTGCGGCCAGGCGCAAGTCCGAGGCGTATGGCAAGGCGCACCATGCGCTCGCCGATCGCCGCTGTGCACTGTTCCTGATCGGCCTCGGCAACTGGATCGAGACGCGGGGCTGGCGCAGCGATGTCGCCGCCGAAGATCTCGGCCGGCTCGCCGAGCCCGCGGTCAATTTCGCGCAGCGGATTCTGTCGGCGCAACATGCAAAGGTGCTCAAGCGCGGCCGCCGCTTCAAGTCGCGTGCGGCGGAGGAGCTGCACCGCCTGCGGCTCGCGACCAAACGGCTGCGCTATCTCAGCGAATTCCTGCTGCCTCTGTATGAGGATCGCAAATCCACGAGGCGCTTCGCGCGCCGGCTTGCAGCCTTGCAGGAAGAGCTCGGCGCGTTCAACGATATGGCGGTCACGGCATCGCTGCTCGAGGGACTCAATGCCGAGCCCGACAGCGCCGTCGCCGCTGCGGCCATCGCCGGCTGGCAGGC
- a CDS encoding ABC transporter substrate-binding protein: protein MTETTRKTGVSRRTLLKGTAGLAGLAAGSGAITGFPYVKSADAKVLRYLGTAVNEGDDIAKQCLKDTGIKIEYITATTDDVTKRVMTQPNSFDVLDTEYFSLKKIVPSGNILALDARKIKQFDNITPVFTKGETPGGKKIGGQGTAPWKVLYLEGKDSKKFATSATEFVTLIPTVYNADTLGIRPDLIKRPISSWSELLNPEFKGKASILNIPSIGIMDAAMVVEASGKYKYADKGNMTKEEIDLTMKVMTEAKKAGQFRAFWKDFNESVNLMASGETVIQSMWSPAVTKVRSMGIACTFQPLKEGYRSWASGFCVSKGVSGAKLEWAYEFVNWFLSGYAGAYLNRQGYYSAVLPTAKAHMEPYEWAYWMEGKPAEKDIKAPDGSLLEKAGAVRDGGSYEDRMGGVACWNAVMDENDYMVRKWNEFIAA, encoded by the coding sequence ATGACCGAGACGACCAGGAAGACCGGCGTCAGCCGCCGCACGCTACTGAAGGGCACCGCAGGTCTCGCCGGCCTCGCCGCCGGCTCCGGCGCGATCACCGGCTTTCCCTATGTGAAGTCGGCCGATGCGAAGGTGCTGCGCTATCTCGGCACCGCCGTGAACGAGGGCGACGACATCGCCAAGCAGTGCCTGAAGGACACCGGCATCAAGATCGAGTACATCACCGCGACCACCGACGACGTCACCAAGCGCGTGATGACCCAGCCGAACTCCTTCGACGTGCTGGACACCGAGTATTTCTCGCTGAAGAAGATCGTGCCGTCGGGCAACATCCTTGCGCTCGACGCCAGGAAGATCAAACAATTCGACAACATCACGCCCGTCTTCACCAAGGGCGAGACGCCCGGCGGCAAGAAGATCGGCGGCCAGGGCACCGCGCCCTGGAAGGTGCTCTATCTCGAAGGCAAGGATTCCAAGAAGTTCGCGACGTCGGCGACCGAATTCGTCACCCTGATCCCGACCGTCTACAACGCCGACACGCTCGGCATCCGCCCCGACCTGATCAAGCGCCCGATCAGCTCGTGGTCCGAGCTGCTGAACCCCGAATTCAAGGGCAAGGCCTCGATCCTCAACATCCCCTCGATCGGCATCATGGACGCCGCGATGGTCGTGGAAGCCTCCGGCAAGTACAAATATGCCGACAAGGGCAACATGACCAAGGAAGAGATCGATCTCACCATGAAGGTGATGACCGAGGCCAAGAAGGCCGGCCAGTTCCGCGCGTTCTGGAAGGACTTCAACGAGAGCGTCAACTTGATGGCCTCGGGCGAGACCGTGATCCAGTCGATGTGGTCGCCGGCGGTGACGAAGGTGCGCTCGATGGGGATCGCCTGCACCTTCCAGCCGCTGAAGGAAGGCTACCGGTCCTGGGCCTCGGGCTTCTGCGTCTCCAAGGGCGTTTCGGGTGCGAAGCTCGAATGGGCCTATGAGTTCGTGAACTGGTTCCTGTCCGGCTATGCCGGCGCCTATCTCAATCGCCAGGGCTACTACTCCGCCGTGCTCCCCACCGCAAAGGCGCATATGGAGCCCTACGAGTGGGCCTACTGGATGGAGGGCAAGCCGGCCGAGAAGGACATCAAGGCACCCGACGGCTCGCTGCTGGAGAAGGCCGGTGCGGTGCGCGACGGCGGCTCCTACGAGGACCGCATGGGCGGCGTCGCCTGCTGGAACGCGGTGATGGACGAGAACGACTACATGGTCCGCAAGTGGAACGAGTTCATCGCGGCGTAA